GCCCATCGCGTGACGCGATGCTAGTGCCCCTGGGTCGCCTCGCCCAGCGGCACCAGGCAGAGGAACTGGAGGCCCTCGGCCCCGGCGCGGAAGCAATGGATTTCGTCGGGCAGGACGAGGACGGCGCAGTCGGGGCGGACGGGTGTCTCGCCCTGTTCGGTCACGACCGCCCCGCCGCCCTGGAGGACGTAGACCTCG
The genomic region above belongs to bacterium and contains:
- a CDS encoding cupin domain-containing protein yields the protein MRCVHAADVPPGQVCEIGAQGVQVQWLLGPAEGAPTFALRRFTLEPNGQTPRHSHPWEHEVYVLQGGGAVVTEQGETPVRPDCAVLVLPDEIHCFRAGAEGLQFLCLVPLGEATQGH